The nucleotide window CGGCCTCCGCACGGTGGAGGAGAGGAACGGCGGCGTCCAGGCGCTCGCCGGCTCCCGGCGCCGGCCGGCAGCAACTACGGCACGGGGCACCGTCCGATGACGCTGCGCGTGCTGAGGGCGGCCGGGCGGGCGACGGCGCCGTGGCGGAACGGCGGCGGAGTCACCCGGGAGATCGCCGTCTGGCCCGAGGGCGCCGCGTCGGACGCCTTCGACTGGCGGATCAGCCTCGCGGAGGTGGCGGCGGACGGACCGTTCTCCGCGTTCCCGGGCGTCCACCGAACCCTGACAGTGGTCGAGGGCGAGGGCATGGATCTGATGGTGGGCGGGGAGCACCACATCATCGACGAGCCGTACTGGCCGTACGACTTCCCCGGCGACCTGCAGACCGTCGGCCACCTCCTCGGCGGCCCGGTCGTCAACTTCAACGTCATGTACCGCAGATACCGCACGGAGGCCGCGACCGCCGTCGTCCGCGGCACCGTCCGGCTGATGCCGCCGGACGGTGGCGCGGTCCTCGCCCTCGCGCTGGAGGACGGCGCCGTCCTCGACGGCACGGACATCGAACTCGGCCGGTACGACGCGGTCCTGGCGACCGGCGAGTCACCGGGCGTGTTCCGGACGATGGGCTCCGCGGTGGTGGTGACGCTCGGGCCGGTGAACCGTTACGCCCCCGGCCCCCCGTAGGTGTGCACCGGCGAGGACGCCGGAGGGGCGGGGGACTGCGGCAGACCCATCCGCTGGGCGACCGGCATGACCGCGGCGCCGAACCTGTCCATCGCCTCCTGGGACTCCCCGAGGTCGTAGATCTCCAGCCCCGTGCCGGTCGCGACACAGACGTGCGAGAGGCAGCCGGCGACCGTGTCGCCGGACTGCGCCTGGAGTTCGCCGTTGGGGGCGTCGTACTGGCCCGACCCGGGAGCCGGAGCGGACACGGCGGACCGTGACGTCCGGATCTCCGGCCGCGCGGTGGAGGTGACCGATCCGGAGACGCTGGCGCGCTTCATCGAGGACGCGAACCCGCCGGTGCCCTTCCACCTGTTCCGTACGGAACTGACGGAGGTGGTGCACACGGGCCTGGAGGGCGGGGACACCCTGGTCGTCCAGTCCTGGCGCCCGGGCCGGCCTGTGCGCACGATCCGCCGGACCAACGACGAAAGCCCGGCCACTGGAGGCCCGTGACGGCCGCGACGGGCGAGAACAGTCCAGCCCTGTCAAGCCCGTCCGGCGATTGAGGACGAGGACGGCCGCCGGACGGGCCCGGCCACTCCCACCCGCTCACCCCGCGAGCACCCGCCCCCGGCACACCTCCGGCGTCCCCCACGCATCCCGCAGCGGTCGCGCCTTCCGCAGCCACAGCGCGAGGTCCAGCTCCTCCGTGTAGCCCACCGCACCGTGCAGCTGGAGCGCGGTGCGGGCCGCTGTGTACGCGGCCCCGCCCGCCGCCAGCTTGGCGGCCGCCACGTCCGCCCCGGCCCGGGCCGCACCCTCCGCCAGGGACACCGCCGCCCCGTACACCAGCGGCCGGGCGAACTCCAGCCCGGTCAGCGTGTCGGCCAGCCGGTGCTTGACCGCCTGGAAGGACCCGATGGCCGTACCGAACTGGGTCCGCCGCTTCACGTACTCCACCGTGGCTCGCAGCAGCGCCTCTCCCACGCCCACCGCCTGGGCCGCCGTCGCGAACGCCGCCCAGTCGCCTGCCACCCGGGCCCCTTCCGCCACGTGCGTCCCACGGGCGAGCAGTGTCCCCCCGTCGTCCGGCGAGAACAGCCGCCGTGCCGGGTCCGCCGACACACGGAACGCCCCGGGTCCGGACGCGAGCCACAGTTCCTCCCCGCGCACCGTGAACACGGCGTCCACCGCGTCCGCGTCCAGCGCGTACGGACCGTCCAGACGCAAGGTCGCCGTCGCGGCGCCGGAGGACAGCCGGGGCAGCCACTCCTTCGCCGCCGGACCGCCCACCACGCTCAGCAGCACCGAAGCCGCGACCGTTTCCACCACCGGGCCTGGCATCGCGTGCCGCCCCAGCTCCATGAAGGAGACGGCGACCTCCACGGGCAGCGGTCCCACCCCCTCGTACGTCTCCGGAACCGCCAGCGCGAAGACACCCGCGTCCGCGAGCCGCGACCACAGGGCGCGCCCCGGCCCGTGGTCCCCGGCCGCCCACGCCCGTACCACCGAAGGTGTGCCCGTGGCGGTGAGCAGCGCGTCCAGGGAACGGGCGAACTCCCGCTGCTCCGCGTCGAGAACGAACCGCATCAGCGCCGCCCCTTCGGCAGACCGAGCAGCCGCTCGGCGATGATGTCCCGCTGGATCTCGTTCGTGCCCGCGTAGATCGGACCGGCGAGAGCGAAGACGTAGCCCTGCGCCCACTCGCCGTCCGCGAGTTCCGCTTCCGGGCCCAGCAGATCGAGCGCGGTCTCGTGGAGCGCGATGTCGTACTCGGACCAGAAGACCTTGTTCAGGCTCGACTCCGCGCCGATCGTGTCGCCCGCCGCGAAGCGAGAGGCGTACGCGAAGGTGAACAGCTGATACGCCCGGGCCCCCACCACCGCGTCCGCGACCCGGTCCCGCAGCCCACTGTCCGACGGGTCGCCGTGCGTGCGCCACAGCGCCGCCAGCCGGTCCGCGGCTGCCAGGAACCGGCCGGGGGAGCGCAGGGTGAGCCCCCGCTCGTTGCCGGTGGCCGACATGGCGATCCGCCAGCCCTGGCCCGGCTCCCCGATCACGTCCTCGTCCGGTACGAACACCTCGTCCAGGAAGAGTTCGGCGAACGCCGGCTTGCCGTCGAGCCGCCCCACCGGCCGGACCGTGACACCGGGCGCCGCCAGATCGAACATCAGATACGTCAGCCCGTGATGCGGCCTGGCGGCCTCCGGGTCCGAGCGGAAGATCCCGAACGCCCGGTCGGCGAACGCGGCCCGCGAGGACCACGTCTTCTGCCCCGACAGCAGCCAGCCGCCGTCCGTGCGTACCGCCCGCGACCGCAACGACGCCAGGTCCGAACCGGATTCCGGTTCCGACCACGCCTGCGCCCAGATCACCTCCCCGCTCGCCATCGGCGGCAGGATCCGGGCGCGCTGCTCGGCGGTGCCGTGGTCGAAGAGTGTCGGGGCGAGGAGGCTGATGCCGTTCTGCGAGACCCGACCCGGCGCGCCCGCCGCGTAGTACTCCTCCTCGAA belongs to Streptomyces finlayi and includes:
- a CDS encoding HutD/Ves family protein yields the protein MTLRVLRAAGRATAPWRNGGGVTREIAVWPEGAASDAFDWRISLAEVAADGPFSAFPGVHRTLTVVEGEGMDLMVGGEHHIIDEPYWPYDFPGDLQTVGHLLGGPVVNFNVMYRRYRTEAATAVVRGTVRLMPPDGGAVLALALEDGAVLDGTDIELGRYDAVLATGESPGVFRTMGSAVVVTLGPVNRYAPGPP
- a CDS encoding acyl-CoA dehydrogenase family protein, yielding MRFVLDAEQREFARSLDALLTATGTPSVVRAWAAGDHGPGRALWSRLADAGVFALAVPETYEGVGPLPVEVAVSFMELGRHAMPGPVVETVAASVLLSVVGGPAAKEWLPRLSSGAATATLRLDGPYALDADAVDAVFTVRGEELWLASGPGAFRVSADPARRLFSPDDGGTLLARGTHVAEGARVAGDWAAFATAAQAVGVGEALLRATVEYVKRRTQFGTAIGSFQAVKHRLADTLTGLEFARPLVYGAAVSLAEGAARAGADVAAAKLAAGGAAYTAARTALQLHGAVGYTEELDLALWLRKARPLRDAWGTPEVCRGRVLAG
- a CDS encoding acyl-CoA dehydrogenase family protein; the protein is MDLSHTDAENAFRAEARSWLRDRVPDRPLPSLETAEGFAAHRNWEAWLHADRWSAVSWPSAYGGRDADIFGWLAFEEEYYAAGAPGRVSQNGISLLAPTLFDHGTAEQRARILPPMASGEVIWAQAWSEPESGSDLASLRSRAVRTDGGWLLSGQKTWSSRAAFADRAFGIFRSDPEAARPHHGLTYLMFDLAAPGVTVRPVGRLDGKPAFAELFLDEVFVPDEDVIGEPGQGWRIAMSATGNERGLTLRSPGRFLAAADRLAALWRTHGDPSDSGLRDRVADAVVGARAYQLFTFAYASRFAAGDTIGAESSLNKVFWSEYDIALHETALDLLGPEAELADGEWAQGYVFALAGPIYAGTNEIQRDIIAERLLGLPKGRR